The following proteins are co-located in the Candidatus Zixiibacteriota bacterium genome:
- the lepB gene encoding signal peptidase I, with protein sequence MSKKVSSGTYEYAKSLIIALILAFIIKTSVVEAYKIPSSSMEDTMLIGDFFLANKFIYGAQIPLTNWRLPSFRNPEPGDVVVFRYPVDRKTNYIKRCVATEGQVVEVIDKVLYIDGVRFPDPEFSKFTGSRIIPPGANPRDNFPKVVVRKNHIFCMGDNRDNSSDSRFWGPVNLELIQGQAMLIHWSWTPDEDAPEVTLADLTSIPKSVFYNMLHFFQRVRWSRLGDIVE encoded by the coding sequence TTGTCGAAGAAAGTATCTTCCGGAACTTATGAATACGCCAAGTCATTGATTATTGCCCTGATATTGGCTTTCATTATTAAAACTTCAGTCGTGGAAGCCTACAAAATTCCTTCATCATCGATGGAAGATACGATGCTCATCGGCGATTTTTTCCTGGCTAACAAATTTATATACGGCGCCCAGATTCCGTTAACGAATTGGCGATTACCCTCCTTCAGAAATCCCGAACCGGGCGACGTGGTTGTTTTTCGATATCCGGTCGATCGGAAAACGAATTATATCAAACGATGCGTAGCTACCGAAGGGCAAGTCGTAGAAGTAATTGACAAAGTGTTGTATATTGACGGGGTCCGATTTCCCGATCCCGAATTCTCGAAATTTACCGGCTCCAGAATAATACCTCCCGGGGCAAATCCGCGTGATAATTTCCCCAAAGTAGTAGTCAGGAAAAATCATATTTTCTGTATGGGTGACAATCGCGATAATAGCTCTGATTCAAGATTCTGGGGGCCGGTGAACCTTGAATTAATTCAGGGGCAGGCCATGCTGATTCACTGGTCATGGACGCCGGATGAAGACGCTCCCGAGGTGACCTTGGCCGATTTAACCTCGATTCCAAAATCTGTTTTTTATAATATGTTGCATTTTTTCCAGAGAGTGCGGTGGTCGCGCTTGGGCGATATAGTTGAATAG
- the lepB gene encoding signal peptidase I translates to MPKKKKKKKENKRKKTAVTQSFDYAKAILFAVIAAFIIKTSIAEAYKVPSSSMEDTLLIGDLIISNKFLYGAKVPFTDWRFPAVRPPQPGDIITFKYPGDRKTDYVKRCIAVEGQIVAVKDKVLYVDGEIFPDPEFSKYLDGKYPAQFVPRRDNFGPYRVPKGTIFAMGDNRDKSNDSRFWGPVSLDLIEGYVFIIQWSIAEDKDATQIDMTDLTTIPRSIWDNTSRFLGRIRWDRFVQTVD, encoded by the coding sequence ATGCCAAAGAAAAAAAAGAAGAAGAAAGAAAATAAAAGAAAAAAGACTGCCGTTACTCAATCGTTTGATTATGCCAAGGCAATATTATTCGCGGTTATAGCCGCGTTTATAATTAAGACCTCGATAGCTGAAGCTTATAAAGTGCCTTCATCATCGATGGAAGATACTCTCCTTATCGGTGATTTGATAATTTCCAATAAATTTTTATACGGTGCGAAAGTGCCCTTTACCGACTGGCGATTTCCGGCGGTCAGGCCGCCCCAGCCCGGAGATATTATTACTTTCAAGTATCCCGGCGACCGCAAAACCGATTATGTCAAGCGATGCATTGCTGTTGAGGGTCAAATCGTTGCGGTGAAGGATAAAGTTCTTTATGTTGACGGTGAAATATTCCCGGATCCTGAATTCTCGAAATATTTGGATGGAAAATATCCCGCTCAATTTGTACCGCGTCGTGATAACTTCGGGCCTTATCGGGTACCTAAAGGAACCATCTTCGCGATGGGCGATAACCGTGATAAAAGCAATGATTCCCGATTCTGGGGGCCGGTGTCTCTTGATTTAATCGAGGGATATGTCTTTATAATTCAATGGTCGATTGCTGAGGATAAAGACGCTACTCAGATTGACATGACGGATTTGACAACTATCCCGAGATCGATCTGGGATAATACTTCTCGATTTTTGGGGAGGATTCGCTGGGATCGATTTGTCCAGACGGTAGACTAA
- the rseP gene encoding RIP metalloprotease RseP has translation MLITILATVFVLGVLIFFHELGHFIAAKRAGIKVEKFSLGFPPAIIKKKVGETEYSIGLVPLGGFVKMAGELPGEESTGAAYEFMSKSVGARAIVVAAGPIMNFVIAFLILWGIFFVNGEEVASTDQAVIGVVAEGSPAEGAGIVPGDMIVRINDSPITTFESMARIISTHVEEPITVIWIRDDIEMSVGLTTYSEEVYNEKGEKVPIGMMGVGQQTTIVDLGFFESGHRGLAMTWYFTKNVYKFVYDLVTAQISPKMIGGPVFIAQAAGAMAKRGLIDLLAFMALLSVNLAILNILPIPVLDGGHLIFLLIEKLKGKPLSLNQRAIAQQIGLVFLLVVIIMVTYNDIVRVITG, from the coding sequence ATGCTAATAACCATTCTTGCAACGGTATTTGTACTCGGTGTTTTAATCTTCTTCCATGAATTAGGTCATTTTATCGCGGCCAAACGGGCTGGAATCAAAGTTGAGAAATTTTCGCTCGGATTTCCGCCAGCCATAATTAAGAAAAAAGTCGGTGAGACAGAATATTCAATCGGTCTTGTGCCTCTGGGTGGCTTTGTAAAAATGGCCGGTGAATTACCGGGCGAGGAGTCGACCGGAGCGGCTTATGAATTTATGTCAAAATCGGTAGGGGCACGGGCTATCGTCGTCGCGGCCGGGCCGATTATGAATTTTGTCATCGCCTTTCTGATACTCTGGGGAATATTTTTTGTTAACGGCGAAGAAGTCGCAAGCACCGATCAAGCCGTAATAGGAGTGGTCGCAGAAGGCAGTCCTGCCGAAGGGGCGGGAATCGTACCGGGAGATATGATAGTCCGAATCAATGATTCGCCCATCACAACTTTTGAGAGCATGGCCCGAATTATCTCCACTCATGTCGAAGAACCTATTACCGTCATCTGGATTCGTGATGACATCGAAATGTCGGTCGGACTAACTACTTATTCTGAAGAAGTCTATAATGAAAAGGGTGAAAAAGTTCCTATCGGGATGATGGGAGTGGGCCAGCAGACAACCATCGTTGATCTTGGATTTTTTGAATCTGGGCATCGTGGTTTAGCAATGACGTGGTACTTTACAAAGAACGTTTATAAATTTGTCTATGACTTGGTGACGGCTCAGATTTCTCCAAAAATGATTGGCGGGCCGGTTTTCATTGCGCAGGCGGCGGGGGCTATGGCAAAAAGGGGCCTTATTGATCTTTTGGCGTTTATGGCCTTATTATCGGTAAATTTGGCCATCCTAAATATCCTGCCGATTCCGGTTTTAGATGGCGGGCATCTGATATTTCTCCTTATCGAGAAACTTAAAGGGAAGCCGCTGTCTTTAAACCAACGGGCTATTGCTCAGCAGATTGGACTGGTATTTTTACTGGTTGTGATAATTATGGTGACCTACAATGATATCGTTCGCGTAATTACCGGGTAA
- a CDS encoding 1-deoxy-D-xylulose-5-phosphate reductoisomerase, with amino-acid sequence MKNISILGSTGSIGRSTLDVITDNPGSFNIVALAAGRNLDLLKKQIRKFNPKFVSVYSEKEADILKNELPGKDIEIIYGPDGLQKLASLAENDIVLNALVGAAGLLASLETIKAGKNLALANKESLVVGGPLFEDEVIKSGGKIMPVDSEHSAIWQCMNAGKLSEIRKIILTASGGPFRTRDKESFKAITIDEALAHPTWKMGPKITIDSATMMNKGLELIEAVWLFTMPTDQIEIVIHPQSIVHSLVEYDDSSIIAQLSNPDMKLPIAYALFWPDRVESDNGRLSLTEAGRLEFYEPDEEKFPALRLARNVAEAGGTAPAVLNAANEKAVAYFLDGRIGFVQITELIERILVEHNVVNKPNLDDILNIDRETRNRAEEIVRKMTC; translated from the coding sequence ATGAAAAATATTAGCATACTCGGTTCAACAGGGTCGATCGGCCGTTCGACTCTGGATGTCATTACCGACAATCCCGGTAGTTTTAATATCGTAGCCTTGGCAGCCGGGAGAAATTTAGACCTATTAAAAAAACAAATAAGAAAATTTAATCCAAAATTCGTTTCAGTTTATTCCGAAAAAGAAGCGGATATACTCAAAAATGAATTGCCGGGAAAGGATATAGAGATAATATACGGGCCGGATGGATTGCAAAAACTGGCATCGCTCGCGGAAAATGATATTGTCCTGAATGCCTTAGTCGGCGCCGCCGGATTGCTGGCTTCTCTGGAGACGATTAAGGCGGGCAAAAATCTGGCTCTGGCCAATAAGGAATCGTTAGTCGTCGGGGGACCTCTTTTTGAAGATGAAGTGATTAAATCCGGGGGCAAAATCATGCCGGTCGATTCGGAGCATTCGGCCATCTGGCAATGTATGAATGCCGGAAAATTATCCGAAATAAGAAAGATAATCCTGACCGCATCGGGGGGGCCGTTCAGGACTCGGGACAAAGAATCGTTCAAAGCTATTACTATAGATGAGGCTCTGGCACACCCAACCTGGAAGATGGGTCCCAAGATTACTATTGATTCGGCCACGATGATGAATAAAGGGCTGGAGCTTATCGAAGCGGTCTGGCTGTTCACTATGCCAACCGATCAAATTGAGATTGTCATTCACCCTCAATCGATAGTCCATTCTCTGGTGGAATATGACGATAGTTCGATTATTGCCCAGCTCTCAAATCCGGATATGAAGCTCCCCATCGCCTACGCCTTATTCTGGCCCGACCGGGTCGAGTCCGATAACGGGCGATTGAGTTTAACCGAAGCAGGGCGGCTCGAATTTTATGAGCCCGATGAAGAAAAATTTCCGGCTCTTCGATTGGCACGAAACGTGGCTGAGGCGGGGGGGACGGCTCCGGCCGTTCTTAATGCCGCCAACGAAAAGGCGGTTGCTTATTTTCTTGACGGAAGGATTGGATTTGTTCAAATTACGGAACTTATTGAGAGAATTTTAGTTGAACATAACGTGGTTAATAAGCCAAACCTTGACGATATATTGAATATTGACAGGGAAACCAGAAATAGAGCAGAAGAAATAGTCAGGAAAATGACATGCTAA
- a CDS encoding peptidylprolyl isomerase, with product MRRFGFFILLIIVLANCGGDKDEPQEESAGKNEYPRVCIETDKGKIVLELWPDVAPNHVANFLDLANKGFYTGLQWHRVVKNFMIQSGSPTNDISGHAGYVIPAEFSNLPHNPGTLSMARGLDPNSASCQFFICLSRRPDLDGQYTIFGRTVEGMDVVKKIGRLATDENDKPIEAVHLLKIWEEGNRFP from the coding sequence ATGCGTCGATTTGGTTTTTTTATACTGTTAATTATTGTGCTGGCTAATTGCGGTGGCGACAAAGATGAGCCGCAGGAGGAATCTGCTGGTAAAAACGAATACCCCCGGGTGTGTATTGAGACGGATAAGGGAAAAATAGTTCTTGAATTATGGCCGGATGTGGCTCCCAATCATGTGGCTAATTTTTTGGATCTGGCGAATAAGGGTTTTTATACCGGATTGCAATGGCATCGCGTGGTTAAAAATTTCATGATTCAATCCGGTTCCCCGACTAACGATATATCCGGTCATGCCGGTTATGTAATCCCCGCTGAATTTTCCAATTTGCCACATAATCCGGGGACGCTGTCGATGGCGCGAGGACTTGATCCCAATTCGGCTTCGTGTCAGTTTTTTATTTGTCTTTCACGCCGCCCGGATTTAGACGGACAATATACAATTTTCGGCCGTACCGTTGAAGGCATGGATGTCGTGAAAAAAATTGGACGATTGGCCACCGATGAAAACGATAAACCGATTGAAGCCGTGCATTTATTGAAAATTTGGGAAGAAGGGAACCGGTTCCCATAA
- a CDS encoding OmpA family protein translates to MRRFLILTLCAILLTSIWGCGLKKKYQGALIGAGAGAAAGAVIGDKAGNTAVGAILGAAIGGAAGAYIGNYMDKQAEEIERDLEGATIERIGEGIKITFDSGILFDVNSSGLRREAKVNLEKLAGILIKYEDTEVLIEGHTDSTGPAEHNLDLSLRRAQSVANLLTTKQVIATRFRIMGYGEDQPVADNAISSGRQANRRVDIAIFANDKLKGVAKDKVDG, encoded by the coding sequence ATGAGACGTTTTCTAATATTAACCCTATGCGCCATTCTATTAACAAGCATTTGGGGTTGCGGACTTAAGAAGAAATATCAGGGCGCCTTAATCGGTGCCGGGGCCGGAGCCGCGGCCGGAGCGGTTATCGGCGATAAAGCCGGTAATACCGCCGTGGGTGCCATTCTCGGCGCGGCTATCGGCGGAGCGGCCGGAGCCTACATCGGCAATTATATGGATAAGCAGGCGGAAGAAATTGAGCGCGACCTCGAAGGAGCAACGATTGAACGGATCGGCGAGGGAATTAAGATTACTTTCGATTCCGGAATTCTCTTTGATGTCAACTCTTCCGGGCTTAGGCGCGAAGCCAAAGTAAATTTGGAAAAACTGGCCGGAATTTTAATTAAATATGAAGATACCGAAGTTTTAATCGAGGGGCATACCGATTCGACCGGACCGGCCGAGCACAATCTGGACCTTTCATTGCGCCGGGCGCAATCAGTCGCGAATTTATTGACTACCAAGCAGGTTATCGCCACGCGTTTCCGAATTATGGGATACGGTGAAGATCAGCCGGTTGCGGATAATGCCATTTCTTCCGGCCGTCAGGCGAATCGGCGGGTGGATATCGCCATATTCGCTAATGACAAACTCAAAGGCGTAGCTAAGGATAAAGTTGATGGCTAA
- the frr gene encoding ribosome recycling factor has translation MLNEIQTDAESRMKKTIEAVKGDLSGIRSGKATPALLDSVKVEAYGQMTPLNQLGSISVPDPKSLLVQPWDKSIIKDVVKAIQTAELGLNPQAESNLIRIPIPPLSEERRGELVKLCKKMAEDGRVAIRNIRRDANDKLKKAEKNKKVSEDQMHDGIDNIQKATDKFIKEIDELVEAKEKDIMSV, from the coding sequence ATGCTGAACGAAATTCAAACCGATGCGGAAAGCCGCATGAAAAAAACTATCGAGGCGGTCAAAGGCGATCTGTCCGGCATACGTTCCGGGAAAGCGACTCCGGCGCTGCTTGATAGCGTCAAGGTAGAGGCCTACGGACAGATGACGCCTCTAAATCAATTGGGTTCAATATCAGTGCCCGATCCGAAAAGCTTGTTGGTTCAGCCGTGGGATAAAAGTATTATCAAGGATGTAGTTAAGGCGATCCAAACCGCTGAATTGGGATTGAATCCCCAGGCTGAAAGCAATTTGATAAGGATTCCGATTCCTCCGCTGTCAGAGGAGAGGCGGGGCGAATTAGTCAAGCTTTGCAAAAAGATGGCTGAGGATGGTCGGGTCGCGATTAGAAATATTCGCCGCGACGCCAATGATAAACTAAAAAAAGCCGAAAAAAATAAAAAAGTATCCGAAGATCAAATGCATGACGGTATCGATAATATTCAGAAGGCAACCGATAAATTTATCAAGGAAATCGACGAACTGGTCGAGGCCAAGGAAAAGGACATCATGTCCGTTTGA
- the pyrH gene encoding UMP kinase encodes MGDDPHYKRIILKLSGESLMGKGLYGIDPGTVRKICLEFKELSQAKIQIGIVIGAGNIFRGLKASQNGMDRVTADFMGMMATVLNAMALKDGLNQIGISARVMSALRMDTVAEFYIRNKAISHLEKGRIVILAAGTGNPYFTTDTAAAQRAAELNAEVVMKGTRVDGVYSGDPEKDDSAELYTGISYDDVLTRHLKVMDATAIALCRENNIPILVFNMTEEGNLYKAGMGDKIGTLVQ; translated from the coding sequence ATGGGGGACGATCCCCATTATAAGCGAATTATTTTGAAACTATCGGGGGAAAGCCTGATGGGTAAAGGTCTCTATGGTATTGATCCGGGGACCGTCCGGAAAATTTGTCTGGAATTCAAAGAACTTTCACAGGCCAAAATCCAAATTGGAATCGTCATTGGAGCCGGTAATATCTTCCGCGGCCTTAAAGCATCACAAAATGGAATGGATCGAGTTACCGCCGATTTTATGGGGATGATGGCGACTGTTCTGAATGCCATGGCTCTTAAAGACGGGTTGAATCAGATCGGCATATCGGCGCGGGTCATGTCGGCCCTGAGAATGGATACGGTCGCGGAATTTTATATTCGCAATAAGGCAATCAGTCATCTTGAAAAAGGCCGAATTGTCATTCTCGCAGCCGGAACGGGAAATCCATATTTCACGACCGATACCGCCGCGGCACAGCGAGCCGCAGAACTCAATGCTGAAGTCGTCATGAAAGGTACACGCGTGGACGGCGTTTACAGCGGCGATCCGGAGAAGGATGATTCGGCGGAATTATATACTGGTATATCTTACGATGATGTTTTGACTCGGCATTTGAAAGTCATGGACGCGACGGCTATCGCATTATGCCGTGAAAATAATATTCCAATTCTGGTCTTTAACATGACTGAAGAGGGCAATCTCTATAAAGCCGGGATGGGTGACAAAATCGGAACTTTGGTTCAATAA
- the tsf gene encoding translation elongation factor Ts: MAEITAKMVKELRDKTGAGMMDCKKALTDSDGDQEKAIKNLRERGIASASKKSGRATSEGLICSYIHPGDKLGVLVEINCETDFVARTDDFKAFAKDVAMQVAAADPKVISREEVTSELIDTEKEVYRGQAEREGKPEKIIDKIIEGKMEKFYSEACLLEQAFVKDNDKTVSDLVTDAIAKLGENIQIRRFVRFRLGE; the protein is encoded by the coding sequence ATGGCCGAAATTACAGCGAAAATGGTAAAGGAACTGCGTGATAAAACCGGCGCGGGTATGATGGATTGCAAAAAAGCGCTGACCGATAGCGATGGAGATCAGGAGAAGGCTATCAAGAATCTACGCGAAAGGGGGATTGCTTCAGCCAGCAAAAAATCAGGTCGAGCTACCAGCGAAGGTCTGATTTGTTCTTATATTCATCCCGGTGACAAACTGGGAGTATTAGTCGAGATTAATTGTGAAACCGATTTTGTCGCCCGCACCGATGATTTTAAGGCATTTGCCAAAGATGTCGCCATGCAAGTTGCGGCGGCCGATCCCAAAGTCATCAGCCGTGAAGAGGTTACTTCGGAATTGATCGATACCGAAAAGGAAGTCTATCGCGGTCAAGCTGAGCGGGAGGGCAAACCCGAGAAGATTATCGACAAGATTATCGAAGGAAAAATGGAAAAATTCTATTCGGAAGCTTGTTTGTTGGAGCAGGCTTTCGTAAAAGATAACGATAAAACCGTTTCGGATCTGGTTACGGATGCGATTGCGAAATTAGGCGAGAATATTCAGATTCGTCGTTTCGTAAGATTTCGCCTGGGAGAATAA
- the rpsB gene encoding 30S ribosomal protein S2, which translates to MIDSRIKRLLEAGVHFGHQTRRWNPKMKPFIFAARNGIYIIDLKKTLTAIDEAKRKINEVVSSGRPILFVGTKKQAQNVIRESAERAGAFYITDRWLGGMLTNFNTIRGGIKRLKEIEKMKEDGTFEKFTKKETSRLEREQNRLDRVLGGIREMNALPGLVYVIDSKKEKIAVAEAAKLNIPIVAIVDTNADPELIDFPIAANDDAIKSIRVITNELADYILAVKQGTTTEEMTAGDFSIEPEVKEVPQEPEVKTESKNAVPTTDEDAAENK; encoded by the coding sequence ATGATTGATTCACGTATCAAGCGTTTACTCGAAGCCGGCGTCCATTTTGGGCATCAGACCCGACGCTGGAATCCCAAGATGAAGCCGTTTATATTTGCCGCCCGAAACGGCATTTATATTATTGACCTGAAAAAAACTCTTACGGCCATTGACGAAGCCAAACGCAAAATTAATGAAGTGGTCTCCAGCGGCCGGCCGATTTTGTTTGTGGGAACCAAAAAGCAGGCTCAAAATGTTATCCGCGAATCCGCCGAAAGAGCGGGTGCGTTTTATATTACCGACCGCTGGCTGGGTGGAATGCTGACTAATTTCAATACTATACGTGGCGGCATTAAACGCCTTAAAGAAATCGAAAAGATGAAAGAAGACGGCACTTTTGAGAAATTTACTAAAAAGGAAACCAGCCGTCTGGAGCGCGAGCAAAATCGTCTGGATCGGGTTTTAGGCGGTATCCGTGAAATGAATGCTCTTCCTGGTTTGGTCTATGTCATCGATTCCAAAAAAGAAAAAATCGCGGTTGCCGAGGCTGCCAAGTTGAATATTCCGATTGTAGCGATAGTCGATACCAACGCTGATCCTGAATTAATTGACTTTCCTATCGCTGCCAATGACGATGCCATCAAATCAATTCGTGTAATTACCAATGAACTTGCTGATTATATTTTGGCGGTCAAGCAGGGAACGACGACCGAGGAAATGACTGCTGGCGATTTTTCTATTGAGCCGGAAGTAAAGGAAGTCCCGCAAGAACCCGAAGTGAAAACAGAAAGTAAGAACGCTGTGCCAACCACCGATGAAGACGCAGCTGAGAATAAATAG
- the rpsI gene encoding 30S ribosomal protein S9 → MEQAADNKTPDVFAGTGRRKESVCRVDIKPGKGQILINGREKKAYLCRDSLIKHIMEPLEKVEMSGKFDITASVKGGGLTGQAGAIRLAVARALIIYDPSLRNELKKGGFLTVDARKVERKKYGQPKARKRFQFSKR, encoded by the coding sequence ATGGAACAGGCTGCTGATAATAAGACCCCGGACGTATTTGCAGGCACAGGCCGCAGAAAGGAATCGGTTTGCCGCGTCGATATCAAGCCCGGTAAAGGCCAGATTTTGATTAATGGCCGCGAGAAGAAAGCCTATCTTTGCCGCGATTCACTCATTAAACATATTATGGAACCTCTTGAAAAAGTGGAAATGAGCGGAAAGTTTGATATTACCGCCAGCGTTAAAGGCGGTGGTTTGACCGGTCAGGCGGGAGCGATAAGGTTAGCGGTTGCCCGGGCTTTAATAATTTATGATCCGTCGCTGCGGAACGAATTGAAAAAGGGTGGTTTTTTAACCGTTGACGCCCGAAAGGTCGAAAGAAAGAAATATGGACAACCGAAGGCGCGGAAGCGCTTCCAGTTCTCCAAGCGTTAA
- the rplM gene encoding 50S ribosomal protein L13 — protein sequence MKTFIPKATDIDRKWYVADLKGAVLGRAAVKIADILRGKNKPYFSPHLDCGDNVIVINARHVTVTGRKAESKKYYRHSGYPGGLRTRTYGQMIEKHPEKVIENAIKGMIPHNRLGRKVFKKLHVYADDFHPHRAQKPQALKLD from the coding sequence ATGAAAACATTTATACCCAAGGCGACCGACATTGATCGAAAATGGTATGTGGCCGACCTCAAGGGAGCTGTGTTGGGTCGGGCCGCTGTAAAAATCGCTGATATTTTACGCGGCAAGAACAAGCCGTATTTTTCACCGCATCTCGATTGTGGAGATAATGTTATCGTCATTAACGCCCGCCATGTGACCGTTACCGGACGCAAAGCCGAATCCAAGAAGTATTATCGTCATTCCGGTTACCCGGGAGGATTACGGACTCGTACTTATGGTCAGATGATCGAAAAGCATCCGGAAAAAGTCATTGAAAACGCGATTAAGGGTATGATTCCGCATAATCGCCTGGGACGAAAAGTATTCAAAAAGCTTCATGTTTATGCCGATGATTTTCATCCTCACCGGGCACAAAAACCTCAAGCCCTGAAATTAGACTGA
- a CDS encoding leucyl aminopeptidase, with protein MKLSSHVSDVFDIADKAVAIFCYKNDIPKGDVIEKIDILTGGTVGEMFASGEFDGSEAKSVMIHQVTETMAGRFILAGLGEKKSITFDSYRKAAGIVGKMARSHKIEGVSFYYDGPDTNPITSAIVEGFVLGSYHYENYKTDKKEIIKSMSVVIPQRGKLRQAEVGLARGEIISEAVTHCRDLVNIPGNNLYPEAYAKEAARLAKKYKFKCKILSPSEIKKEKMGALLSVSKGSDNPPRFVILEYNGKPKGKPVVIIGKGVTFDSGGLSLKTPAGMVDMKNDMTGSAVVLNVITAAARLNAKINLIALMPLVENMPSGKASRPGDVVISRAGHSIEIISTDAEGRMILADALDYAEIFDPQAIIDIATLTGGTKYILGYTGAVFAGNNKKLIDNIHAASFATGERVWDLPIWKDFEDAMKSDIADLKNSGGADAGTLKAAAFLKKFVKDRPWAHIDIAYVDLEPKGLPYIPKGATGFGVRLLLELLMRWKKVS; from the coding sequence ATGAAACTTTCCAGTCATGTATCTGACGTATTTGACATTGCCGATAAGGCGGTTGCGATATTCTGCTATAAAAATGATATCCCCAAAGGCGATGTAATTGAAAAAATCGATATTCTTACAGGCGGCACGGTCGGTGAGATGTTCGCATCCGGCGAATTTGATGGATCTGAAGCGAAATCTGTAATGATCCATCAGGTCACCGAAACGATGGCGGGGCGGTTTATTTTGGCCGGATTGGGTGAGAAGAAATCGATAACATTTGATTCTTATCGTAAGGCGGCCGGGATTGTCGGAAAGATGGCGCGATCACATAAGATAGAGGGCGTTTCGTTTTATTATGATGGTCCCGATACCAACCCCATTACATCGGCAATTGTCGAGGGATTTGTGCTCGGGAGTTATCATTACGAGAATTATAAGACGGATAAAAAAGAGATAATCAAATCGATGTCGGTTGTTATTCCTCAGCGGGGTAAACTTCGTCAAGCTGAAGTCGGTTTGGCGCGAGGGGAGATAATCTCTGAAGCGGTGACACATTGCCGTGATTTGGTTAATATACCGGGCAATAATCTATATCCCGAGGCCTACGCCAAAGAGGCGGCTCGGCTGGCGAAGAAATATAAGTTCAAATGCAAAATCTTAAGTCCATCGGAAATCAAGAAAGAAAAAATGGGGGCGCTATTATCGGTTAGCAAGGGTTCGGACAATCCGCCCCGTTTTGTAATTCTCGAGTATAATGGCAAGCCCAAAGGGAAGCCGGTTGTGATAATCGGCAAAGGCGTGACATTTGATTCGGGCGGATTGTCGTTGAAAACACCGGCGGGTATGGTTGATATGAAAAATGATATGACGGGATCGGCGGTGGTTCTAAATGTGATTACCGCCGCCGCCCGGTTAAACGCCAAAATTAATTTGATCGCTCTGATGCCGTTGGTGGAAAATATGCCGTCGGGCAAAGCCAGCCGTCCCGGCGATGTTGTTATTTCGCGGGCGGGTCATTCCATTGAAATAATCAGCACCGACGCAGAGGGTCGGATGATTTTGGCAGACGCATTGGATTATGCGGAGATATTCGATCCGCAGGCGATTATTGATATCGCGACGTTAACCGGCGGAACAAAATATATTCTGGGCTATACCGGGGCGGTATTCGCGGGAAATAACAAAAAGCTAATTGACAATATTCATGCGGCGTCATTCGCGACCGGGGAGAGAGTCTGGGATCTTCCGATCTGGAAAGATTTCGAAGACGCCATGAAATCGGATATCGCGGATTTAAAAAATTCCGGCGGGGCTGACGCCGGCACTTTGAAGGCCGCGGCGTTTCTGAAGAAATTCGTAAAGGACAGGCCATGGGCGCATATTGATATCGCTTACGTCGATCTGGAGCCGAAGGGATTGCCTTATATTCCCAAAGGAGCGACGGGGTTTGGCGTAAGATTGCTTTTGGAATTACTGATGCGTTGGAAAAAAGTTAGTTGA